The Campylobacter concisus genome includes a region encoding these proteins:
- a CDS encoding YolD-like family protein, giving the protein MASKDRAKIFSSFNPLSTLERALRQKEREKCEKLELDESKVDEILKKISELRPADEVYVSYHDGYTYTSASGLISDVNFKNKTLMVVKTRIKFEDINDLKII; this is encoded by the coding sequence GTGGCGAGTAAAGATAGAGCAAAAATTTTTAGCTCGTTTAATCCTCTCTCAACCTTAGAGCGAGCCCTGCGACAAAAAGAGCGAGAAAAATGCGAAAAACTAGAGCTTGATGAAAGCAAAGTCGATGAAATTTTAAAAAAGATAAGCGAGCTAAGGCCGGCTGACGAAGTATATGTGAGCTATCATGACGGCTACACCTATACAAGTGCTAGCGGACTAATCTCTGACGTAAATTTCAAAAATAAAACTCTTATGGTTGTAAAAACTAGGATCAAATTTGAAGATATAAATGACCTAAAAATAATTTAG
- a CDS encoding tetratricopeptide repeat protein has product MRILLFALFVALNLFASEPGLSPLLAADTLEKVKKCKNPDLNSTKECVQAGMVAANSKQDYGAAEGLFSLACAKGDGEGCFYLGELYKNNLVKAADKSERETKISAYYKAGCVLYEYLPGCLALANFMQEELGDEAQSFAINNTLCNKKYAPGCYNVGWMIERTGGDIGEMVEYYERSCKLGYAGGCERAAWLYEGNFNENRYEQVKKDAKKAKQMRKKACELGDKQSC; this is encoded by the coding sequence ATGAGAATCTTATTATTTGCGCTCTTTGTAGCGTTAAATTTATTCGCTAGCGAGCCCGGCCTTTCGCCATTGCTAGCCGCAGATACGCTAGAAAAGGTCAAAAAATGCAAAAATCCCGACCTAAACTCTACCAAAGAGTGCGTGCAAGCGGGCATGGTAGCGGCTAACTCTAAGCAAGACTACGGTGCGGCGGAGGGTCTATTTAGCCTAGCCTGCGCCAAAGGAGACGGCGAGGGCTGCTTTTATCTGGGCGAACTTTATAAAAACAACCTGGTAAAAGCCGCGGATAAGAGCGAGCGCGAGACCAAGATTAGCGCGTATTACAAGGCTGGCTGCGTCCTTTACGAGTATTTACCCGGTTGCTTGGCGCTAGCAAATTTCATGCAAGAAGAGCTGGGCGACGAGGCGCAGTCGTTTGCGATAAACAATACCCTATGCAACAAAAAATACGCTCCCGGATGCTACAACGTGGGCTGGATGATAGAACGAACGGGAGGCGATATAGGCGAGATGGTGGAGTATTACGAGCGCTCGTGTAAGCTAGGCTACGCAGGCGGTTGCGAGAGGGCGGCGTGGTTGTATGAGGGAAATTTCAACGAAAACAGATACGAGCAAGTAAAAAAAGACGCGAAAAAGGCAAAGCAAATGCGAAAAAAGGCGTGCGAGCTAGGCGATAAGCAAAGCTGCTAA
- a CDS encoding autotransporter outer membrane beta-barrel domain-containing protein, producing the protein MLGAFAIPIFDNSDEDAKIDGRVRNYGLGIFSRLNLPRDFYIDLMAKAGRSKTKVDAKNVDYKISMPYYNAIFGVGKKIKFDSFMLDSGLNYALSYVGSDEADIGQSTLKFSSVTSSRAKIYSKIVYDAGKFNPYGKISVEYKFNTKSKIAVIQEDEEISLTQKGTSSEVEVGLRYTPTYETLINFGIAQSFGKKD; encoded by the coding sequence ATGCTTGGAGCTTTTGCTATACCAATATTTGATAACAGCGATGAAGATGCCAAAATAGATGGCAGAGTTAGAAACTATGGACTTGGTATTTTTTCAAGGCTAAATTTACCACGTGATTTTTATATAGATCTCATGGCAAAAGCTGGTAGGAGCAAGACTAAGGTTGATGCGAAAAATGTTGATTATAAAATCTCGATGCCATACTACAATGCTATCTTTGGCGTCGGCAAAAAGATAAAATTTGATAGTTTTATGCTTGATAGTGGGCTAAACTACGCACTCTCTTATGTTGGTAGCGATGAGGCAGATATCGGACAAAGCACATTAAAATTTAGCAGCGTTACATCAAGTAGAGCTAAAATTTACTCAAAAATAGTCTATGATGCTGGTAAATTTAATCCTTATGGAAAAATTAGCGTTGAGTATAAATTTAACACCAAGTCAAAAATAGCAGTGATCCAAGAAGACGAGGAGATCAGCCTAACTCAAAAAGGCACAAGCTCAGAGGTTGAGGTCGGTCTAAGATATACGCCAACTTATGAAACACTCATAAATTTTGGCATAGCACAATCTTTTGGTAAAAAAGATTAA
- the dnaG gene encoding DNA primase yields the protein MIDPKSIEKLKNQIDIVDIIEHYLPVKKMGANYKCVCPFHDDKNPSMSISQSKQIFHCFACKAGGDAIKFVMDYEKLTYPEAIERIASLVNFSLEYTSDKAPTQKENKHILEKVNAFYRSEFFKHEAAVRYIYSRGINDAMIEKFELGWAGDSASTIRLLQNENIEPKEALEVGIVKQNEKGIYASFIERITFPIYAHTAKLVGFGGRTISDHPAKYVNSPQSMVFDKSKLLYGYHLARQSIFEKKQIIITEGYLDVIMLHFAGFTNAVAVLGTALTTNHLPLLKRGEISVVLCFDGDSAGINAAIKSSRLLVQNEIDGSVVIIKDGADPADMVFAGRSDELKEMFGSGTELGEFYIEQVVKKYDITRPVQKQKCLEEIVEFTNSLKPIIAKSYELLVSNLLKIELNTFSLHGQRYINRQDQNFTNAAINKQTAQKKDKTDILEFSVLKSMLANKNYEAIVLNELEEKFFLHHKDYFQAVLLPNIEDNAVLVREIYVDESSNVASSEESLKEAILKLKLKYYEKFREDTRKSQKPNKIELMQKISEIIKGLHNKLQKN from the coding sequence ATGATAGATCCAAAATCCATAGAAAAACTCAAAAATCAAATCGATATCGTTGACATTATAGAGCACTATTTGCCAGTCAAAAAGATGGGTGCAAACTACAAATGCGTCTGCCCATTTCACGACGACAAAAATCCTAGCATGAGCATAAGTCAAAGCAAGCAAATTTTTCACTGTTTTGCTTGCAAGGCCGGCGGAGATGCGATTAAATTTGTAATGGATTATGAGAAACTTACCTACCCTGAGGCTATCGAAAGAATAGCTAGCCTTGTAAATTTTAGCCTCGAATACACAAGTGACAAAGCCCCAACACAAAAAGAAAATAAGCATATTTTAGAAAAGGTAAATGCTTTTTATAGGAGCGAATTTTTCAAGCATGAAGCCGCTGTGAGATATATCTATTCTCGTGGTATAAATGATGCGATGATCGAGAAATTTGAGCTTGGTTGGGCTGGGGATAGTGCTAGTACCATTAGGCTTTTACAAAATGAAAATATTGAGCCAAAAGAGGCGCTTGAAGTTGGCATTGTAAAGCAAAACGAGAAGGGAATTTATGCTAGTTTTATCGAGCGTATCACATTTCCAATATATGCGCACACGGCAAAATTAGTTGGCTTTGGTGGCAGAACGATCTCAGATCATCCTGCAAAATATGTGAATTCTCCACAAAGCATGGTTTTTGACAAGTCAAAGCTACTTTACGGCTATCATTTAGCTAGACAAAGCATTTTTGAAAAAAAGCAGATCATCATCACAGAGGGATATCTAGATGTTATCATGCTGCACTTTGCTGGCTTTACAAACGCCGTTGCTGTGCTTGGGACTGCGCTTACGACTAATCACTTACCACTTTTAAAAAGGGGAGAGATAAGTGTAGTGCTTTGTTTTGATGGTGACTCGGCTGGTATAAATGCCGCTATAAAATCATCTCGTCTTTTGGTACAAAACGAAATAGATGGAAGTGTTGTCATTATAAAAGATGGTGCAGACCCTGCGGATATGGTTTTTGCAGGTAGAAGCGACGAGCTAAAAGAGATGTTTGGCTCAGGGACTGAGCTTGGCGAGTTTTATATTGAGCAAGTTGTAAAAAAATATGATATTACGCGCCCAGTGCAAAAGCAAAAATGCTTAGAAGAGATAGTGGAATTTACAAATTCTCTAAAGCCAATAATCGCAAAAAGCTACGAATTACTGGTATCAAATTTACTCAAAATAGAGCTAAATACTTTTAGTCTTCATGGGCAAAGATATATAAATAGACAAGATCAAAATTTTACAAATGCTGCAATAAATAAACAAACGGCTCAAAAAAAAGATAAAACTGATATTTTGGAATTTAGCGTTTTAAAGAGCATGCTAGCAAATAAAAATTACGAAGCTATCGTTTTAAACGAGCTCGAGGAGAAATTCTTCTTGCACCATAAAGATTATTTTCAGGCTGTTTTATTGCCAAATATTGAAGATAACGCGGTACTTGTTAGAGAAATTTATGTTGATGAAAGCTCAAACGTAGCTTCTAGTGAAGAGAGCCTTAAAGAGGCCATTTTAAAGCTAAAACTAAAATACTATGAGAAGTTTCGCGAAGATACTAGAAAATCACAAAAACCAAATAAAATCGAATTAATGCAAAAAATTTCAGAGATTATTAAAGGCTTACACAACAAACTACAAAAAAATTAG
- the rnc gene encoding ribonuclease III, producing the protein MKILEEFEENLRYKFKKTELLEEALTHKSTKQALNNERLEFLGDAVMDLLVAEYLFKKFSKIAEGDMSKLRAALVNEKSFANMARHLKMGKFLRLSTAEENNGGREKESILSDAFEAVMGAIYLEAGLDKVREISIALLELCYPQIDFAHLEKDYKTALQEVTQASLGVIPTYQLIGTSGPDHKKEFEIALLLNGKEISRAVGSSKKQAQQLAAKIALEKIKK; encoded by the coding sequence ATGAAAATTTTAGAAGAATTTGAAGAGAATCTTAGATATAAATTTAAAAAAACTGAACTTTTAGAAGAGGCTCTAACTCACAAGAGTACCAAGCAGGCACTAAATAACGAAAGGCTCGAGTTTTTGGGCGATGCGGTGATGGATCTGCTTGTGGCTGAGTATCTTTTTAAGAAATTTAGCAAGATCGCAGAGGGCGACATGAGCAAGCTAAGAGCCGCACTTGTAAATGAAAAAAGCTTTGCAAATATGGCAAGGCATCTAAAAATGGGTAAATTTTTAAGGCTAAGCACGGCTGAAGAGAATAATGGCGGACGCGAGAAAGAAAGCATTTTAAGCGATGCGTTTGAGGCAGTGATGGGCGCTATCTACCTTGAGGCTGGACTTGATAAGGTGCGAGAAATTTCGATCGCTCTGCTTGAGCTTTGCTATCCACAGATCGACTTTGCACACCTCGAAAAGGACTACAAAACCGCTCTTCAAGAGGTCACTCAGGCCAGTCTTGGTGTCATCCCAACATACCAACTCATCGGCACGTCAGGCCCTGATCATAAGAAAGAATTTGAGATAGCCTTGCTACTAAATGGTAAAGAAATTTCACGTGCCGTTGGCAGCTCTAAAAAGCAAGCCCAACAGCTCGCAGCAAAAATCGCACTAGAAAAAATCAAAAAATAG
- a CDS encoding tetratricopeptide repeat protein, protein MSVDIFFIGHRDPIFSLIILFSIILMIAALSYAWGIFSSKDEKKRIEKFIRKFDSKDGISSEHKQMLQSPEIDAQSLCMLGQTFAKNGDFEKSISVYLIALGKVRDKNEKEFILNELGEVYFKAGFLKKASEVFEKVLELSPRNVIALRFLTMIDEKLKNYKEALYALNSLEELGVNVKDQKAYIKAISTLDDRNLSFNEKVEILSHLSQNFELLKRMILALFIRHNENLENLKDFARFEDVIDLLYNLKTPINLSDQKYKSLFYAKGDIDEPCEIYGFELNVIKKLKDAKFDAAGLSFNYVCKSCKNSFPMHFYRCPVCHELGSVKILSHITEKPSEDSNTF, encoded by the coding sequence ATGAGCGTGGATATTTTTTTCATTGGGCACAGAGATCCGATATTTAGCCTTATTATTTTATTTAGCATTATATTGATGATAGCCGCATTAAGCTATGCTTGGGGTATCTTTTCAAGCAAAGATGAGAAAAAAAGAATCGAAAAATTTATAAGAAAATTTGATAGCAAAGACGGTATAAGTAGCGAGCATAAACAGATGCTACAAAGCCCAGAGATAGACGCTCAAAGCCTTTGCATGCTAGGGCAAACTTTTGCTAAAAATGGTGATTTTGAAAAATCAATTAGTGTTTATCTCATCGCACTTGGCAAAGTTAGAGATAAAAATGAAAAAGAATTTATTCTAAACGAGCTTGGAGAGGTCTATTTTAAGGCTGGATTTTTAAAAAAAGCTAGCGAAGTCTTTGAAAAAGTGCTTGAGTTAAGTCCAAGAAATGTGATTGCACTTCGCTTTTTAACGATGATAGATGAAAAACTTAAAAACTACAAAGAAGCCCTTTATGCACTAAATTCTCTTGAAGAACTTGGTGTAAATGTAAAAGATCAAAAAGCCTATATAAAGGCGATCAGCACGCTTGATGATAGAAATTTAAGTTTTAATGAAAAGGTAGAAATTCTCTCGCATCTTAGCCAAAATTTTGAGCTTTTAAAGCGCATGATCTTAGCCCTTTTCATAAGACACAATGAAAATTTAGAAAATTTAAAAGATTTTGCTCGTTTTGAAGATGTGATCGATCTGCTTTATAATCTAAAAACGCCTATAAATTTAAGCGACCAAAAATATAAATCGCTCTTTTATGCAAAGGGCGATATAGATGAGCCTTGCGAAATTTATGGCTTTGAGCTAAACGTCATCAAAAAACTAAAAGACGCTAAATTTGACGCGGCTGGGCTAAGCTTTAACTACGTTTGCAAGAGCTGCAAAAACTCATTTCCGATGCACTTTTACCGCTGTCCGGTCTGCCACGAGCTAGGAAGTGTCAAAATTTTATCCCACATCACAGAAAAACCAAGTGAAGATAGTAACACTTTTTAG
- the rnhA gene encoding ribonuclease HI: protein MKIVTLFSDGSCLGNPGAGGWAYILRFNEAQKKASGGEAYTTNNQMELKAAIMGLKALKEPCEVRLFTDSSYVVNSINEWLANWQKRNFKNVKNVELWQEYLKISKPHKVVASWVKGHAGHPENEECDQMARDEALKIKDENER from the coding sequence GTGAAGATAGTAACACTTTTTAGCGACGGCTCGTGCCTTGGAAACCCTGGAGCTGGCGGCTGGGCATATATATTGAGATTTAACGAAGCGCAGAAAAAAGCAAGCGGCGGAGAGGCATATACGACAAATAATCAAATGGAGTTAAAAGCTGCGATAATGGGGCTAAAAGCGTTAAAAGAGCCTTGCGAAGTGAGACTATTTACCGATAGCTCATACGTAGTAAATAGCATAAATGAGTGGCTTGCAAACTGGCAAAAGAGAAATTTTAAAAATGTAAAAAATGTAGAACTTTGGCAGGAGTATTTGAAAATTTCAAAGCCTCACAAAGTCGTGGCAAGCTGGGTTAAGGGGCACGCTGGACACCCTGAAAACGAGGAGTGCGACCAGATGGCAAGAGATGAGGCATTAAAAATAAAAGATGAGAATGAAAGATGA
- a CDS encoding molybdopterin-dependent oxidoreductase, with product MKRRDFIKFSALAATAAQANKIEGVTKTIFDQNKTFGANRFGLFWANTNSNQIVSVDPFEGDKFPNTMNNSLPDLIQNESRVLYPYVRKSYLKAKGAAKSELRGKEEFVRVSWDTALDLAAKALKENFDKYGPESIYGECYWWGGSGKISWGRTVGHRMLKVLGGYVEESGDYSTGAGLVIMPHVLGNSAVYDAPTKWEAMVKNAKNIVFWGTDPLVTGQISWQPPTHDGYLGIKKIKEAGIKTYSVCVFKNDTTRYLDSETIIVRPNTDVAMMLGMCHYLYENKLYDEEFIKKYTVGFNKFKDYLLGTTDKVVKDVNWASKICGVKAEEIAKFATVLAKEPSTIIAGRSLQRQDHGEMGFWGIVTLSAMLGHIGKEGLGFEFNLYYGNGSTDKIAPALKGISTRISEKYENVDGAPWKKFKNVTIPSSRSIEALQNPGKEIDYDGSKIKLPHMRVAYMASGSMFTRHQDVNNAVKAWRKFDTVITAEPFWTSTAKLSDIVLPVALEVERNDINQSVPSSEYIVAYKPVVEPMGESRSDYWICSQICKRWGREEVFTEGKDELGWAKEFYADAVEQAKALDLKMPSFDEFWKEGYVKFDKDNEETKYYTRLSAFRENPHKNRLGTPSGKIEIYSPTIAKFGYKDFAPHFAWIEPFEWLGSEKAKKYPFSITTPHSRYRLHSQLNNSIIRNYAEVCAREPMLINTNDAKKKGIATGDVVRVFNDRGEILVGALVTDIIPERVIAICEGAWYDPEVPGERSLCKHGCINVLTRDKGTSSIAQSNCGHTILADLEKYKGEIKPITAFSKPKILQSL from the coding sequence ATGAAAAGACGAGATTTTATAAAATTTTCTGCACTTGCAGCCACTGCGGCGCAGGCAAACAAGATAGAGGGCGTGACAAAAACCATTTTTGACCAAAACAAAACTTTTGGAGCAAATAGATTTGGTCTATTTTGGGCAAATACCAACTCAAACCAAATCGTCTCTGTCGATCCATTTGAGGGCGATAAATTTCCAAATACAATGAATAATAGTTTGCCAGACCTCATCCAAAATGAAAGTCGCGTACTCTATCCGTACGTAAGAAAAAGCTACTTAAAGGCAAAAGGCGCGGCAAAAAGTGAGCTTCGTGGCAAAGAAGAATTTGTGCGTGTTAGCTGGGACACAGCACTTGACCTAGCAGCAAAAGCCCTAAAAGAAAATTTTGACAAATATGGCCCCGAGAGTATCTACGGCGAATGCTATTGGTGGGGCGGCAGCGGTAAGATCAGCTGGGGCAGAACTGTTGGTCACAGGATGCTAAAAGTGCTTGGCGGATACGTCGAAGAGAGCGGTGACTATTCAACTGGAGCTGGCCTTGTCATCATGCCTCATGTCCTTGGAAATAGTGCGGTTTATGACGCTCCTACAAAATGGGAAGCCATGGTTAAAAATGCTAAGAACATCGTATTTTGGGGTACTGATCCGCTCGTAACTGGTCAAATTTCATGGCAGCCACCAACACACGATGGCTATCTTGGCATCAAAAAGATAAAAGAGGCAGGCATAAAAACTTATAGTGTTTGCGTCTTTAAAAATGATACCACAAGATACCTTGACTCTGAAACTATCATCGTTCGTCCAAACACTGACGTAGCAATGATGCTTGGCATGTGCCACTATCTTTATGAAAACAAGCTTTATGACGAGGAATTTATCAAAAAATACACAGTTGGTTTTAATAAATTTAAAGACTATCTGCTTGGTACAACCGACAAAGTGGTAAAAGACGTAAACTGGGCTAGTAAAATTTGTGGTGTAAAAGCTGAAGAGATTGCAAAATTTGCTACCGTACTTGCAAAAGAGCCAAGCACTATCATTGCTGGCAGATCTCTTCAAAGACAAGATCACGGCGAGATGGGCTTTTGGGGTATCGTAACTCTTAGTGCGATGCTTGGCCATATCGGTAAAGAGGGTCTTGGATTTGAGTTTAACCTCTACTACGGAAACGGTAGCACCGACAAGATAGCACCTGCTCTAAAAGGTATCAGTACTAGGATAAGCGAGAAATATGAAAACGTAGATGGTGCTCCGTGGAAAAAATTTAAAAATGTAACCATCCCATCTTCAAGATCAATAGAAGCCTTGCAAAATCCTGGCAAAGAGATAGACTATGATGGCTCTAAGATCAAACTTCCACATATGAGAGTGGCTTACATGGCGTCTGGATCGATGTTTACAAGGCATCAGGACGTAAATAACGCCGTAAAAGCATGGCGTAAATTTGACACTGTAATAACTGCTGAGCCATTTTGGACAAGCACAGCTAAACTAAGCGACATCGTCTTACCAGTGGCACTAGAAGTCGAGAGAAATGACATCAACCAAAGTGTCCCATCAAGCGAATACATCGTGGCTTATAAGCCAGTAGTTGAGCCAATGGGAGAAAGTAGAAGCGACTACTGGATATGCTCACAAATTTGCAAACGCTGGGGCAGAGAAGAGGTCTTTACTGAGGGTAAAGATGAGCTTGGCTGGGCAAAAGAATTTTACGCAGATGCGGTGGAACAAGCCAAAGCACTAGATCTTAAAATGCCAAGCTTTGATGAGTTTTGGAAAGAGGGCTATGTCAAATTTGACAAAGACAATGAAGAGACAAAATACTACACAAGACTTAGTGCATTTAGAGAAAATCCGCACAAAAATCGCCTTGGTACGCCATCAGGCAAGATAGAGATATACTCTCCAACTATTGCTAAATTTGGCTACAAAGACTTTGCTCCACACTTTGCTTGGATCGAGCCGTTTGAGTGGCTTGGTAGTGAAAAAGCTAAGAAATATCCATTTAGCATCACAACCCCACACTCAAGATATCGCCTCCACTCTCAGCTAAATAACTCAATAATCAGAAACTACGCTGAAGTTTGTGCTAGAGAGCCGATGCTAATAAATACAAACGACGCTAAGAAAAAAGGCATCGCAACTGGTGATGTAGTGAGAGTCTTTAACGACAGGGGCGAAATTTTAGTAGGAGCGCTTGTCACTGACATCATCCCAGAGCGTGTCATCGCTATTTGCGAGGGTGCATGGTACGATCCTGAAGTGCCTGGCGAAAGAAGCCTTTGTAAGCATGGCTGCATCAATGTCCTAACACGCGACAAAGGCACATCTAGCATCGCTCAAAGCAACTGCGGACATACGATACTAGCTGATCTTGAAAAATATAAAGGCGAGATCAAACCAATAACTGCGTTTTCTAAACCAAAAATTTTACAATCTTTGTAG
- a CDS encoding DNA repair protein, with the protein MKNEAQKFYAVIDLKSFYASVECVERGLDPFKADLVVADDSRGNGSVCLAVSPALRAKGVKNRCRLFEIPKAIKFIIAPPRMQFYIDYAAKIYEIYLKYVSKDDIYVYSIDEAFIDLTSYVKFYNTDAKSIAKKIMDEILKTTGVTATCGMGTNLYLAKIALDILAKHSDDGIAFLDEQLYKERLWTHQPLDNFWRIGKQTRLKLEKHGIFCMKDIANAPRSLLEKFFGVDAYITIDHANGIEPTTIADIKAYKPSTKSYFSSEILPRDYERCEAVVILKEMADRLALRMINKEVMASGITINIKFADKLEPLQRASVRFKTPTNVSSTLMSVAEELLLNKIKNIGLIRQISISANDVVKESLAHSSLFEDDTKEKAVLKSLNLIKEKFGKNSVLRAIDLLPEATGQDRNKKIGGHKSGE; encoded by the coding sequence ATGAAAAACGAAGCACAAAAATTTTATGCCGTCATTGATCTAAAGTCCTTTTATGCCTCAGTTGAGTGCGTAGAGCGAGGACTTGATCCGTTTAAAGCCGATCTAGTCGTAGCTGACGATAGCCGTGGCAACGGAAGTGTTTGTCTAGCCGTTAGCCCAGCTCTTAGAGCCAAAGGTGTGAAAAATAGATGCAGGCTTTTTGAAATACCAAAGGCTATAAAATTTATCATCGCACCACCTAGAATGCAGTTTTACATCGACTATGCGGCTAAGATTTATGAGATATACCTAAAGTATGTCTCAAAAGATGATATCTATGTCTATTCTATCGATGAGGCCTTTATTGATCTTACTTCTTATGTTAAATTTTATAATACCGATGCAAAATCCATAGCCAAAAAGATAATGGATGAAATTTTAAAAACTACTGGCGTGACGGCCACTTGTGGCATGGGTACAAATTTATACCTTGCAAAAATCGCCCTTGATATCTTGGCTAAGCACAGTGATGATGGGATTGCATTTTTAGACGAGCAACTTTATAAAGAGCGTCTTTGGACGCATCAACCGCTAGATAACTTTTGGCGTATCGGTAAGCAAACTAGGCTAAAGCTGGAAAAACATGGAATTTTTTGTATGAAAGATATAGCAAATGCTCCGCGAAGCTTGCTTGAGAAATTTTTTGGAGTCGATGCCTATATAACGATAGATCACGCAAATGGCATAGAACCAACGACAATAGCTGATATAAAAGCATATAAACCAAGCACAAAATCCTACTTTAGCTCTGAAATTTTACCAAGAGACTACGAGCGTTGTGAGGCGGTAGTCATACTAAAAGAGATGGCTGATAGGCTAGCGCTTAGGATGATCAACAAAGAAGTAATGGCAAGTGGAATAACGATAAATATAAAATTTGCTGACAAGCTTGAGCCATTACAACGTGCAAGCGTTCGGTTTAAAACACCAACAAATGTCTCAAGCACGCTAATGAGCGTGGCTGAGGAGCTGCTTTTAAACAAGATAAAAAATATTGGGCTGATTAGGCAAATTAGTATCAGTGCAAACGACGTAGTAAAAGAGAGTCTAGCTCACTCTAGTCTTTTTGAGGATGATACTAAAGAAAAGGCAGTTTTAAAGTCCCTAAATCTCATAAAAGAAAAATTTGGTAAGAACTCGGTGTTAAGAGCGATCGATTTACTACCAGAAGCCACTGGGCAAGATAGAAATAAAAAGATCGGAGGGCACAAAAGTGGCGAGTAA
- the aroC gene encoding chorismate synthase: MNTFGKKLTLTTFGESHGVAIGGVIDGLPAGLKIDKDFIQSELDRRRPGQSNFTTARDEADKIEIFSGVFDGMSTGAPIGFAIFNNNQKSNDYENLREIFRPGHADFTYFKKYGFRDHRGGGRSSARETAVRVAGGAFAQLLLNEFNIEILSGVLGIGKVFSDKIDFNFAKNSQIYALGNEEAMKEVVNKARSEHDSVGAVVLSVARGVPAGLGEPLYDKLDSALAAALMGINGVKAVEIGAGVNVSSMLGSANNDEMDELGFLSNNAGGILGGISSGAEIVLKSHFKPTPSIFKEQKTLNLAGEAVDFELRGRHDPCIGIRGSVVATAMIRLVIADMLLLNASTKLENLKKIYG; this comes from the coding sequence TTGAATACATTTGGCAAAAAACTAACATTAACAACCTTTGGCGAGAGCCATGGGGTGGCGATTGGTGGTGTGATAGATGGACTTCCAGCTGGGCTAAAGATAGATAAAGATTTCATTCAAAGCGAGCTAGACAGACGTCGTCCTGGACAAAGCAATTTTACAACCGCAAGAGATGAAGCCGATAAGATAGAAATTTTTAGCGGCGTCTTTGATGGCATGAGTACTGGAGCGCCGATAGGTTTTGCCATTTTTAACAACAATCAAAAGTCAAACGACTATGAAAATTTACGTGAAATTTTCCGTCCAGGCCATGCGGATTTTACATATTTCAAAAAATATGGTTTTAGAGATCACAGAGGCGGCGGACGCTCAAGCGCAAGAGAAACGGCCGTTAGAGTAGCTGGTGGGGCTTTTGCGCAGCTACTTTTAAATGAGTTTAATATAGAAATTTTAAGTGGAGTGCTTGGCATAGGCAAAGTTTTTAGCGACAAAATAGACTTTAACTTTGCTAAAAATTCTCAAATTTACGCCCTTGGCAACGAAGAAGCGATGAAAGAAGTGGTAAATAAAGCTAGAAGCGAGCACGATAGCGTGGGAGCTGTAGTTTTAAGCGTGGCTAGAGGAGTGCCAGCTGGTCTTGGTGAGCCACTTTATGATAAGCTAGATAGCGCGTTAGCAGCGGCTTTGATGGGCATAAATGGTGTAAAGGCCGTTGAGATAGGTGCTGGCGTGAATGTAAGCTCTATGCTTGGCTCAGCAAACAATGACGAGATGGACGAGCTTGGCTTTTTGAGCAATAACGCTGGCGGGATACTTGGGGGCATAAGCAGTGGCGCTGAAATAGTGCTAAAGAGCCATTTTAAGCCTACGCCTTCGATATTTAAAGAACAAAAGACACTAAATTTAGCTGGCGAAGCAGTGGACTTTGAGCTAAGGGGCAGACACGATCCTTGCATCGGTATACGTGGCAGCGTCGTTGCAACCGCAATGATAAGGCTAGTTATCGCCGATATGTTACTACTAAATGCTAGCACAAAGCTTGAAAATTTAAAGAAAATTTACGGTTAA